One window of Thermocoleostomius sinensis A174 genomic DNA carries:
- a CDS encoding 4Fe-4S binding protein — protein MAYSITNQCIQCDRCLSACPTGAVQKLNQLYNIDPLICNHCVGYYTVAQCWSVCPTNMGCISGITLSRLVPINSEEYWQQWFATYTALIARLHRTKNSNYWSNWFDRYAQTLSRLLQTKHQAVGTKA, from the coding sequence ATGGCTTACTCCATCACAAATCAATGTATTCAGTGCGATCGTTGTCTATCTGCTTGTCCAACTGGTGCTGTTCAAAAGCTTAATCAACTGTACAATATTGATCCATTAATTTGTAATCATTGTGTTGGTTACTATACGGTTGCTCAGTGCTGGTCAGTTTGCCCCACAAATATGGGTTGTATTTCTGGTATCACACTTTCTCGCCTGGTACCAATCAATTCTGAGGAGTATTGGCAACAATGGTTCGCCACCTATACCGCTTTAATTGCTCGATTGCATAGAACTAAAAATTCTAACTATTGGAGCAATTGGTTTGATCGCTATGCTCAAACGCTGTCTAGATTACTTCAAACTAAACATCAAGCAGTAGGAACAAAAGCGTGA
- the nifB gene encoding nitrogenase cofactor biosynthesis protein NifB, translating to MTSPTTLLASATEHISEHRANTSKSSCGCSSSQAVDNLDANIRARIEKHPCYSEEAHHHYARMHVAVAPACNIQCNYCNRKFDCANESRPGVVSELLTPEEAAHKVLVIAGKIPQMTVLGIAGPGDPLANPEKTFETFERIAEQAPDIKLCLSTNGLMLPDYVDRIKQLNIDHVTITINMIDPEIGTKIYPWVHYRRKRYKGLEAARILHERQMEGLQALKESDILCKVNSVMIPGINDEHLVEVNRMIREKGAFLHNIMPLISAPEHGTYFGLTGQRGPTPKELKSIQDNCSGYMKMMRHCRQCRADAVGLLGEDRSQEFTKDKFMEMIPQYDRELRQEIHATIEKTKAAIQLAKAQSKPSQQVENSPKVLVAVATKGGGMVNQHFGHAKEFQIFEVDANEAKFVGHRKIDQYCQGGYGEDATLEYVIQAIADCKAILVSKVGECPKAELREAGLQVVEAYDVIETVARAFYNQYIQQ from the coding sequence ATGACATCACCCACTACTCTCCTAGCTTCAGCGACTGAACATATATCAGAGCATCGAGCCAACACGAGTAAAAGCAGCTGTGGATGTAGTTCTAGTCAAGCAGTAGACAATCTTGATGCGAACATACGGGCGCGGATTGAAAAACACCCCTGCTATAGCGAAGAAGCTCATCACCACTATGCTCGGATGCACGTTGCTGTGGCTCCCGCTTGCAACATTCAGTGTAACTACTGTAACCGCAAATTTGACTGTGCCAACGAAAGCCGTCCAGGTGTAGTAAGTGAGTTGCTCACACCTGAAGAAGCGGCACATAAAGTATTGGTCATTGCTGGAAAAATTCCACAAATGACAGTATTGGGTATTGCTGGTCCGGGTGATCCATTGGCAAATCCAGAGAAAACGTTTGAAACCTTCGAGCGAATTGCTGAGCAAGCACCAGATATTAAACTTTGCCTGTCTACAAACGGGCTGATGCTGCCAGATTATGTCGATCGGATTAAACAACTCAATATTGATCATGTCACTATTACAATCAACATGATTGATCCAGAAATTGGGACAAAAATCTATCCTTGGGTGCACTATAGACGAAAACGATATAAAGGACTAGAAGCTGCCAGAATTTTACATGAGCGGCAAATGGAAGGATTGCAAGCATTGAAGGAGTCCGATATTCTTTGCAAAGTTAATTCAGTGATGATCCCTGGCATCAACGACGAACATTTAGTAGAAGTTAATCGAATGATTCGTGAAAAGGGCGCATTTCTACACAACATCATGCCCCTAATTTCAGCGCCAGAGCACGGCACCTATTTCGGTTTAACTGGACAGCGTGGTCCTACTCCCAAAGAGCTTAAATCAATTCAAGACAACTGCTCTGGTTATATGAAGATGATGCGCCATTGCCGACAGTGCCGTGCTGATGCAGTGGGGCTTTTAGGCGAAGATCGTAGCCAGGAATTTACAAAAGACAAGTTCATGGAAATGATTCCACAATACGATCGTGAATTACGGCAGGAAATTCATGCAACTATTGAGAAAACCAAAGCAGCAATTCAGTTAGCGAAAGCTCAGAGCAAGCCTAGTCAACAGGTAGAAAACAGTCCCAAAGTTTTAGTGGCCGTAGCAACTAAAGGAGGGGGAATGGTGAACCAACATTTTGGTCACGCTAAAGAATTCCAAATCTTTGAGGTGGATGCGAACGAAGCAAAATTTGTAGGACATCGCAAGATTGATCAATACTGTCAAGGTGGTTATGGCGAGGATGCCACACTAGAGTATGTGATTCAAGCAATTGCAGACTGTAAAGCTATTCTCGTATCTAAGGTAGGAGAATGCCCTAAAGCTGAACTGAGGGAAGCCGGATTACAGGTAGTAGAAGCCTACGATGTAATTGAAACAGTAGCGAGAGCATTCTACAACCAATACATACAACAATAG
- the cysE gene encoding serine O-acetyltransferase: MLQFCDRLLTQSILLLQQRLTAIPLFEDFQMIFERDPATRNWLEAVCCYPGLHAILCYRFAHWLHLHNVFFFPRLISHLARLFTGIEIHPAAVLGKGIVIDHGIGVVIGETAIVGDYTLIYQGVTLGGTGKESGKRHPTVGNHVIIGAGAKVLGNIHIGSYARIGAGSIVLRDVPAYCTAVGVPGRNLCQTNPQDSTKSQTHCLEHNQLPDPDATALHRIVHRIEQLEQQVQALKQQSLEFSRNPINATVS, encoded by the coding sequence ATGCTACAGTTTTGCGATCGTCTTCTCACCCAATCAATTTTATTGCTTCAACAAAGATTGACAGCGATTCCACTGTTTGAAGATTTTCAAATGATTTTTGAGCGCGATCCAGCCACCCGAAACTGGTTAGAAGCTGTATGCTGCTATCCGGGATTACATGCCATCCTCTGCTATCGTTTTGCTCATTGGCTGCATCTTCATAATGTTTTCTTTTTTCCGCGCTTAATATCTCATCTAGCACGATTATTTACTGGAATTGAGATTCATCCAGCCGCCGTTTTAGGTAAAGGAATCGTGATTGATCACGGTATAGGGGTTGTGATTGGTGAGACGGCGATCGTTGGAGATTATACCCTTATTTATCAAGGAGTCACGCTGGGTGGTACAGGCAAAGAAAGTGGCAAACGCCATCCAACCGTTGGCAACCATGTCATAATTGGTGCCGGCGCAAAGGTGCTTGGCAATATTCACATCGGCAGCTACGCCCGGATTGGAGCCGGATCAATCGTGCTGCGAGATGTTCCTGCCTATTGTACAGCCGTTGGTGTCCCCGGACGTAACCTTTGTCAAACCAATCCGCAGGATTCTACCAAATCACAAACCCATTGTTTAGAGCACAATCAATTGCCCGATCCAGATGCAACTGCCTTACATAGGATAGTGCATCGAATTGAACAGCTTGAACAACAAGTACAAGCCTTAAAACAACAATCTCTAGAATTCTCCAGGAACCCCATCAATGCAACCGTCTCTTAA
- the nifV gene encoding homocitrate synthase, whose amino-acid sequence MSNSIAARLIQINDTTLRDGEQAAGVAFTIEEKVAIAQFLDAIGVQELEVGIPAMGQQEIEAIRAIGELGLAAELIGWNRANIADIKASVACGLKRVHVSVPVSDIQIAAKFHGQWRVMLGRLRDVIHVALDHGLSVAVGGEDSSRADSLFLLDVAYYAQSLGAFRFRFCDTVGILDPLTTFHQVRQLVQTLSIPVEMHTHNDLGLATANALAGIQAGALSVNTTVNGLGERAGNAALEEVVMAVKQIYGMSLGIDTKRLLELSRLVAKAANYPVPPWKAIVGENTFAHESGIHADAVLKNPMTYQPFDPAEVGWTHHFVVGKHSGRHLVQKVLQQNGITLNADETQTILQAIRDRSMQVKRGLTTDELLSLVTPVKDTAHATR is encoded by the coding sequence ATGAGTAATTCTATTGCCGCCCGACTCATCCAAATTAACGACACAACCCTTCGAGACGGTGAACAAGCCGCAGGGGTTGCCTTTACCATTGAAGAGAAGGTTGCCATTGCACAATTTCTAGATGCGATCGGAGTACAGGAATTAGAAGTTGGCATTCCAGCGATGGGGCAACAGGAAATAGAAGCGATTCGGGCGATCGGTGAGTTGGGTTTAGCGGCTGAACTAATTGGCTGGAATCGAGCCAATATTGCCGATATTAAAGCTTCGGTGGCTTGCGGACTCAAGCGCGTTCATGTCTCTGTTCCCGTTTCCGATATTCAGATTGCAGCAAAATTTCATGGGCAGTGGCGCGTGATGCTGGGACGGTTACGGGATGTGATTCATGTTGCGCTCGATCACGGCTTATCTGTTGCTGTTGGGGGTGAGGATTCTTCTAGGGCAGATTCTTTGTTTCTACTGGATGTGGCTTACTATGCCCAGAGTTTGGGAGCTTTTCGCTTCCGTTTCTGCGATACGGTTGGCATTCTCGATCCCTTGACAACTTTTCACCAAGTAAGGCAGTTAGTGCAAACGCTGTCTATTCCAGTTGAAATGCACACTCACAATGATTTAGGGTTGGCAACAGCCAATGCATTAGCTGGAATTCAAGCAGGCGCATTATCGGTAAATACAACTGTGAATGGACTTGGTGAACGGGCTGGTAATGCAGCTTTGGAAGAAGTGGTAATGGCAGTGAAGCAAATTTATGGTATGTCTTTGGGAATTGATACAAAACGCTTACTTGAGTTATCTAGGTTAGTCGCCAAGGCCGCTAATTATCCAGTTCCTCCTTGGAAAGCGATCGTCGGCGAGAATACATTTGCTCACGAATCTGGAATTCATGCAGATGCAGTTCTGAAGAATCCTATGACCTATCAACCCTTCGATCCAGCAGAAGTGGGTTGGACGCATCATTTTGTTGTGGGAAAACATTCGGGACGACATTTGGTTCAGAAGGTTTTACAGCAGAATGGCATCACTCTCAATGCAGATGAAACGCAAACGATACTACAAGCGATTCGCGATCGATCGATGCAAGTCAAACGCGGTCTGACCACTGATGAATTATTGAGTTTAGTGACGCCTGTCAAGGATACGGCCCATGCAACCCGATGA
- a CDS encoding Asr1405/Asl0597 family protein, whose amino-acid sequence MQPSLNLNLPVEHIIAIPRCDRWRIYYRLQELMISCSCPIDGSLRVEINDSTELILVRSIVQQFTASRQELVSWLERCWSTPLI is encoded by the coding sequence ATGCAACCGTCTCTTAATCTTAACCTTCCCGTAGAACATATCATCGCCATTCCCCGATGCGATCGCTGGCGAATTTACTATCGTTTGCAAGAACTTATGATTTCTTGTTCTTGTCCGATTGATGGTTCTTTGCGAGTAGAAATCAATGATAGCACTGAGTTAATTTTAGTTCGCAGTATTGTTCAACAGTTCACGGCTTCTCGTCAGGAATTAGTGAGTTGGTTAGAACGATGTTGGTCTACACCGTTGATATAA
- a CDS encoding DNA starvation/stress protection protein DpsA — translation MTQLQVAVQEFGHVGDNPVGLTQEVTLPICEGLNLVFASFQALYLQYQKHHFVVKGAEFYSLHEFFQAAHEAVKEHGHDLAERLNGLGGVPVASFSKLSELCCFTPEPDGIFATRLMVEHDLQAEQAVVDLIRRQAVQAESIGDRATRYLYEQILLKTEDRAFHLDHFLAEDSLVQGL, via the coding sequence ATGACACAGCTACAAGTCGCAGTTCAAGAATTTGGTCATGTTGGAGATAATCCTGTTGGTTTAACGCAAGAAGTAACACTACCCATTTGTGAAGGGTTAAATTTGGTATTTGCTAGTTTTCAAGCACTGTATTTGCAATACCAAAAACATCACTTTGTGGTAAAGGGGGCAGAATTTTATTCATTGCACGAATTTTTTCAAGCCGCTCACGAGGCTGTTAAGGAGCATGGGCATGATTTGGCAGAGCGACTGAACGGGCTAGGAGGTGTTCCTGTGGCTAGCTTCAGCAAGCTGTCGGAACTGTGTTGCTTCACCCCAGAACCAGATGGAATCTTCGCGACGCGGCTGATGGTAGAGCACGACTTACAGGCTGAGCAGGCTGTTGTTGATCTAATTCGACGACAGGCAGTCCAGGCGGAAAGTATTGGCGATCGAGCAACTCGCTATCTCTACGAGCAAATTTTACTAAAAACTGAGGATCGAGCTTTTCATCTTGATCATTTTTTGGCAGAGGACAGTTTGGTTCAAGGTTTGTAA